One genomic region from Pseudomonas sp. R5-89-07 encodes:
- a CDS encoding TonB-dependent siderophore receptor produces the protein MSRTKPTTTASSPRMLASAIGVALSASSAAHLAQAAENTEPQGERTPISLGATNITGQEQDTPSYQVEKASSQKYTAPLVDTPRSVTVVPQQVLKDTAATSLQDALRTVPGITFGAGEGGNPQGDRPFIRGFDAQGDTYLDGVRDTGGQSREIFDIESIEVSKGPNSSFGGRGSAGGSLNLVSKTPQARDFTNGGFTYGSDQTRRYVLDVNRQFLDDSAAFRLNLMSHEQNVAGRDAINYDRWGVAPSLTFGLGTPTRVNLSYYHMESDDLPDSGVPYGYGSATATAHVHDKPNDGGDSNNFYGLKSRDFRKTRADISTFSIEHDLNDNMTLKNTLRHGSTGQDYVLTQPDDSKLNVNKFGTVWRRANTRVSTTTTTTNQTDLFGSFQALGFKNTYSTGLEFTGEETRVSGYTVSPNANPICTVAKGSLGGQCTSLSNPNPDDAWNGSVARNYNGTNTKATSRAAYVFDTIELDPKWLLNVGLRYDTFDTEANTNAVPSATVKARSKIKDDSQFFNWQAGLVWKPLDNGSIYASYATSATPAGGLVGEGSDGNPLSAGAATSDLQPEETVNYELGTKWDLFHDRLSLTAAVFRTEKKNTRVLVDALTYENAGESQVDGVELSASGKLTEHWQVFAGYTYLDSELVKSGLNGRNGVVSAGSNKGNQMPNTPKNSFSLWTTYDITPKLTVGGGAFYVDEVYGDAGNTVYVPSYTRYDAMASYKLTKNVDLQLNVQNLTDKTYYDKAFSTHFANQAAGRTALLTTSFHF, from the coding sequence ATGTCGCGCACTAAACCAACAACAACCGCCAGTTCACCACGCATGCTGGCTTCGGCCATCGGCGTTGCCCTCAGCGCCAGCTCTGCCGCCCATTTGGCGCAGGCGGCTGAAAACACCGAACCACAAGGCGAGCGCACCCCTATCTCCCTCGGCGCTACCAACATCACCGGCCAGGAGCAGGACACCCCCTCCTACCAGGTAGAAAAAGCCTCTTCGCAGAAATACACCGCACCGCTGGTAGACACCCCGCGCTCGGTCACCGTGGTCCCGCAGCAAGTGCTCAAGGACACCGCCGCCACCTCGCTACAGGATGCCTTGCGCACCGTACCGGGCATTACCTTCGGCGCCGGTGAAGGCGGCAACCCCCAGGGCGACCGTCCATTCATCCGCGGTTTCGACGCCCAGGGCGACACCTACCTGGACGGCGTGCGCGATACCGGCGGCCAGAGTCGTGAGATTTTCGACATCGAATCCATCGAGGTCAGCAAGGGCCCGAACTCGTCGTTCGGCGGTCGCGGCTCAGCCGGTGGCAGCCTCAACCTGGTGAGCAAAACCCCGCAGGCGCGGGATTTCACCAACGGCGGCTTCACCTACGGTTCCGACCAGACGCGCCGCTATGTGCTGGACGTGAACCGCCAGTTCCTCGACGACAGCGCTGCATTCCGCCTGAACCTGATGAGCCACGAACAGAACGTAGCCGGTCGCGATGCGATCAATTACGACCGTTGGGGCGTGGCACCGTCGCTGACCTTCGGCCTGGGCACACCGACCCGCGTCAACCTCAGCTACTACCACATGGAAAGCGACGACCTGCCGGATTCGGGTGTCCCGTATGGCTACGGTTCGGCGACCGCCACGGCCCACGTGCACGACAAACCCAACGACGGCGGCGACAGCAACAATTTCTACGGGTTGAAAAGCCGCGATTTCCGCAAGACCCGCGCCGACATCAGCACCTTCTCCATCGAGCATGACCTGAACGACAACATGACGCTGAAAAACACCCTGCGCCACGGCAGCACCGGCCAGGACTACGTGCTCACCCAACCGGATGACAGCAAGCTCAACGTCAACAAGTTCGGCACCGTGTGGCGCCGCGCCAACACCCGCGTATCCACTACCACCACGACCACCAACCAGACCGACCTGTTCGGCAGTTTCCAGGCACTGGGGTTCAAGAACACCTACTCCACCGGCCTGGAATTCACCGGTGAAGAAACCCGTGTCAGCGGCTACACCGTCAGCCCCAACGCCAACCCGATATGCACCGTGGCCAAGGGCAGCCTGGGCGGCCAGTGCACTTCGCTGAGCAACCCGAACCCGGACGATGCCTGGAACGGCAGCGTCGCGCGCAACTACAACGGCACCAACACCAAGGCCACCAGCCGCGCCGCCTATGTGTTCGACACCATCGAGCTGGACCCGAAATGGCTGTTGAACGTGGGCCTGCGCTACGACACGTTCGACACCGAGGCCAACACCAACGCCGTGCCAAGTGCGACCGTGAAAGCCCGCAGCAAAATCAAGGATGACAGTCAGTTCTTCAACTGGCAGGCAGGCCTGGTGTGGAAGCCTTTGGACAATGGCAGCATCTACGCCTCCTATGCGACATCGGCCACGCCGGCCGGCGGCCTGGTGGGCGAAGGTTCCGACGGCAACCCGCTGTCTGCCGGTGCCGCCACCAGCGACCTGCAGCCGGAAGAAACCGTCAACTATGAGCTGGGCACCAAGTGGGACCTGTTCCACGACCGCCTGTCCCTGACCGCTGCCGTGTTCCGCACCGAGAAGAAAAACACCCGCGTGCTGGTGGATGCGCTCACCTACGAGAACGCCGGCGAATCCCAGGTCGACGGCGTCGAATTGTCGGCCAGCGGCAAGCTGACCGAGCACTGGCAAGTGTTCGCCGGGTACACCTACCTGGACAGCGAACTGGTCAAATCCGGTCTCAACGGGCGTAACGGTGTGGTGAGCGCCGGTTCCAACAAAGGCAACCAGATGCCCAACACGCCGAAGAACTCCTTCAGCCTGTGGACCACCTACGACATCACGCCCAAGCTGACAGTCGGCGGCGGCGCCTTCTACGTCGACGAGGTTTACGGGGATGCGGGCAACACCGTGTACGTGCCGTCCTACACCCGCTACGACGCCATGGCCAGCTACAAGCTGACCAAGAACGTCGACCTGCAGTTGAATGTGCAGAACCTGACCGACAAAACCTACTACGACAAGGCCTTCTCCACGCACTTCGCCAACCAGGCGGCCGGTCGTACGGCGTTGTTGACTACCAGCTTCCACTTCTAA
- a CDS encoding PTS fructose-like transporter subunit IIB — protein MKLAIVTACPNGMVTSVLCARLLDAAAQRQGWSTSVEVVDVQRPDSQLSQATIDDAEWVLLVSSTPVDMQRFVGKRVFQSTPAQALADVEAVLRRGAEEAQVHVASQAPAQQAPRIVAITACPTGVAHTFMAAEALQQTAKRLGYDLQVETQGSVGARTPLSPEAIANADVVLLAADIEVATERFAGKKIYRCGTGIALKQAETTLNKALAEGAVENAASGAVAKSEKTGVYKHLLTGVSFMLPMVVAGGLLIALSFVFGIHAFEEKGTLAAALKTVGDQAFMLMVPLLAGYIAYSIADRPGLAPGMIGGLLAGTLGAGFIGGIFAGFLAGYSVKLISRAVRLPQSLEALKPILIIPLLASLFTGLAMIYLVGPPVARLLTGLTDFLSTMGTTNAVLLGILLGGMMCVDLGGPINKAAYAFSVGLLAASSGAPMAATMAAGMVPPIGMGIATFLARRKFAQTEREAGKAAMILGLCFISEGAIPFAAKDPLRVIPASIAGGALTGALSMYFGCKLAAPHGGLFVLVIPNAMNHALLYLLAIVAGSVLTGLVYALIKRPEAVELKVAAAKG, from the coding sequence ATGAAGTTAGCCATTGTTACCGCCTGCCCGAACGGCATGGTCACCAGTGTGCTGTGCGCCCGCTTGCTGGACGCCGCCGCCCAGCGCCAGGGCTGGAGCACCAGTGTTGAAGTAGTGGATGTGCAACGCCCGGACAGCCAGCTGTCCCAGGCGACCATCGATGACGCCGAGTGGGTATTGCTGGTCAGCAGCACGCCGGTGGATATGCAACGCTTTGTTGGCAAGCGCGTATTCCAGAGCACGCCGGCCCAGGCGTTGGCAGATGTCGAAGCGGTGCTGCGCCGGGGCGCCGAAGAGGCGCAGGTGCATGTGGCCAGCCAGGCACCGGCCCAACAGGCGCCGCGCATTGTCGCGATCACCGCCTGCCCCACCGGCGTGGCCCACACGTTCATGGCCGCCGAGGCCTTGCAGCAGACCGCCAAGCGCCTGGGCTATGACTTGCAGGTCGAGACCCAGGGCTCGGTCGGTGCGCGCACGCCGTTGAGCCCGGAGGCCATCGCCAACGCCGACGTGGTGTTGCTGGCGGCGGACATTGAAGTAGCCACCGAACGCTTCGCCGGCAAGAAGATTTACCGCTGTGGCACCGGCATCGCCCTCAAGCAAGCCGAAACCACACTGAACAAGGCGCTGGCCGAGGGCGCGGTGGAAAACGCGGCCAGCGGTGCGGTGGCCAAGTCGGAAAAAACCGGGGTGTACAAGCACTTGCTCACCGGGGTGTCGTTCATGTTGCCCATGGTGGTGGCGGGCGGCTTGCTGATCGCCTTGTCCTTCGTGTTCGGCATCCATGCCTTCGAGGAAAAGGGCACCTTGGCGGCGGCGCTGAAAACCGTCGGCGACCAGGCCTTCATGTTGATGGTGCCGTTGTTGGCGGGCTATATCGCTTATTCGATTGCCGACCGTCCTGGCCTGGCGCCGGGCATGATCGGCGGCTTGCTCGCGGGCACATTGGGGGCCGGGTTCATCGGCGGGATCTTTGCCGGCTTCCTGGCCGGTTACAGCGTCAAGCTGATCTCACGCGCGGTGCGATTGCCGCAAAGCCTGGAAGCACTCAAGCCGATCCTGATTATCCCGTTGCTGGCGAGTCTGTTTACCGGCCTTGCGATGATCTACCTGGTGGGCCCTCCGGTGGCGCGGCTGCTGACGGGGTTGACGGATTTTCTCAGCACCATGGGCACCACCAACGCGGTGCTGTTGGGCATCCTGTTGGGCGGCATGATGTGTGTCGATCTGGGCGGGCCGATCAACAAGGCGGCGTATGCGTTTTCCGTCGGCCTGCTGGCGGCATCGAGTGGTGCGCCGATGGCCGCAACGATGGCGGCCGGCATGGTGCCGCCGATCGGCATGGGCATCGCCACCTTCCTGGCCCGGCGCAAGTTCGCCCAGACTGAACGCGAAGCCGGCAAGGCCGCGATGATTCTCGGGCTGTGCTTCATTTCCGAAGGTGCCATTCCGTTTGCCGCCAAGGACCCGTTACGGGTGATCCCGGCGAGTATTGCCGGCGGTGCGCTGACGGGGGCGCTGTCGATGTACTTCGGTTGCAAACTGGCTGCGCCTCACGGTGGATTGTTTGTGCTGGTGATTCCGAATGCGATGAACCATGCGCTGCTGTACCTGCTGGCGATTGTGGCTGGCAGTGTGCTGACTGGGTTGGTGTATGCGCTGATCAAGCGTCCGGAAGCGGTGGAGCTGAAGGTCGCCGCTGCCAAGGGCTGA
- a CDS encoding sulfite reductase flavoprotein subunit alpha, with protein MLKKTLFQLHWFFGITAGLVLALMGVTGAAYSFQDEILRALNPTVLNVQKREAGVLPPAELVRKLEATEGKTVAMLWVESESGNAGRVSFTPPPGERRGQMRYFDPYTGDYVGDAIGQDVFGFILQLHRFLAMGDTGRNITGACTLILLFFCLSGLYLRWPRQVANWRVWLTLDWRKKGRSFNWDLHSVFGTWCLLFYLLAALTGLYWSYDWFNRGVTQLLSDAPQNERMRKRGPPPAGPAPVANYEAMWSSIYSNAGPGLSAYNIRMPAVAGQPATVFYLLEDSPHDRALNQINLDPATGEVKSHDRYASKSYKAQLLTSVYALHTGSYWGLVGRIVLTVSALCMPLFFITGWLLYLDRRRKKRQVRDARKGLDAHASDTPAWLIGFASQSGFAEQLAWQTAGQLQAAGLPVKVQPLGSLSQHDLSQSENALFVVSTFGDGEAPDSARGFERSVLGQDVSLKGMNYSVLALGDRQYEHFCGFARRLHFWLTHQGGNPLFAPVEVDSGDADALLTWQQQLGQLTGHAPAAAWQAARFETWTLSQRSLLNPGSVGSAVYLLGLTPSAPVSWLAGDLVEVLPRNGPQAVEHFLEGLGLAGSDGVLIESLSQTLNQALATRQLPENRTHLVGLHAQALVDALIPLSLREYSIASIASDGVLELIVRQERHANGSLGLGSGWLTEHAAIGAGISLRLRRNSGFHLPDAPVPLILLGNGTGLAGLRSLLKARIADGQQRNWLLFGERHIAHDYLCQEELQGWLASGDLALLDLAFSRDQAEKIYVQDRLRESADVLRRWLAEGAAIYVCGSLQGMATGVDQALVDILGSEAVERLIEQGRYRRDVY; from the coding sequence GTGTTGAAGAAAACCCTGTTCCAGTTGCATTGGTTCTTCGGCATCACGGCCGGGCTGGTGCTGGCCTTGATGGGGGTCACCGGGGCTGCGTACTCCTTCCAGGATGAAATCCTGCGGGCGCTCAACCCCACGGTCTTGAACGTGCAAAAACGTGAGGCGGGTGTACTACCGCCCGCCGAGCTGGTACGTAAGCTGGAAGCTACCGAAGGCAAGACCGTCGCGATGCTGTGGGTGGAAAGCGAAAGCGGCAACGCCGGCCGTGTGTCCTTCACCCCACCACCGGGCGAGCGCCGTGGCCAGATGCGCTACTTCGACCCTTACACCGGCGATTACGTGGGTGACGCCATCGGCCAGGATGTCTTCGGCTTTATCCTGCAGTTGCACCGTTTCCTCGCCATGGGCGACACCGGACGCAACATCACCGGCGCCTGCACCCTGATCCTGCTGTTCTTCTGCCTTTCCGGCCTGTACCTGCGCTGGCCGCGCCAGGTCGCCAACTGGCGCGTGTGGTTGACCCTGGACTGGCGCAAAAAGGGCCGCAGCTTCAATTGGGACCTGCACTCGGTGTTCGGCACCTGGTGCCTGCTGTTCTACCTGCTGGCCGCGCTGACCGGGCTGTATTGGTCCTACGACTGGTTCAACCGTGGCGTGACCCAACTGCTCTCCGATGCGCCGCAGAACGAGCGCATGCGCAAGCGCGGCCCGCCGCCCGCAGGCCCGGCACCCGTGGCCAACTACGAAGCGATGTGGAGCAGCATCTACAGCAACGCCGGCCCGGGCTTGAGCGCCTACAACATCCGCATGCCGGCCGTCGCCGGGCAACCGGCCACCGTGTTTTACCTGCTGGAAGACTCGCCCCATGACCGTGCGCTGAACCAGATCAACCTGGACCCGGCCACCGGCGAGGTCAAATCCCATGACCGCTACGCCAGCAAAAGCTACAAGGCGCAGTTGCTGACCAGCGTCTATGCGCTGCACACCGGCAGCTACTGGGGCTTGGTGGGACGGATCGTGCTCACCGTGAGCGCGTTGTGCATGCCACTGTTCTTCATTACCGGCTGGCTGCTCTACCTTGATCGACGCCGCAAGAAACGTCAGGTCAGGGACGCGCGCAAGGGTCTGGACGCCCACGCCAGCGATACCCCGGCCTGGTTGATCGGCTTTGCCAGCCAGAGCGGTTTCGCCGAACAATTGGCCTGGCAGACGGCCGGGCAGTTGCAGGCGGCAGGATTGCCAGTGAAGGTTCAGCCCCTGGGCAGCCTTAGCCAGCACGACCTGAGCCAGTCGGAAAATGCGCTGTTCGTGGTCAGCACGTTCGGCGACGGTGAAGCGCCCGACAGCGCTCGTGGCTTTGAACGCAGCGTGCTGGGCCAGGATGTGTCGCTCAAGGGTATGAATTACTCGGTGCTGGCCTTGGGTGATCGGCAGTACGAGCACTTCTGCGGCTTTGCCCGGCGCCTGCATTTCTGGCTGACCCACCAGGGCGGCAACCCGCTGTTTGCGCCGGTGGAAGTCGACAGCGGCGATGCCGACGCCTTGCTGACCTGGCAACAACAGCTCGGCCAGCTCACCGGTCACGCGCCGGCTGCGGCTTGGCAAGCAGCCCGGTTTGAAACCTGGACCCTGAGCCAACGCAGCCTGCTCAACCCTGGCAGCGTCGGTTCCGCCGTGTACCTGCTGGGCCTCACGCCGTCCGCACCGGTCAGTTGGCTGGCCGGTGACCTGGTGGAAGTCCTGCCGCGCAATGGCCCGCAGGCCGTCGAACACTTCCTGGAAGGGCTCGGCCTCGCGGGCAGCGACGGCGTGTTGATCGAGAGCCTTTCGCAAACGCTCAACCAGGCCCTGGCCACGCGCCAACTGCCGGAGAACCGTACGCACCTGGTCGGCCTGCACGCCCAGGCCCTGGTCGATGCGCTGATACCGCTGAGCCTGCGGGAATACTCCATCGCCTCGATTGCCAGCGACGGCGTGCTGGAGCTGATCGTGCGCCAGGAGCGGCATGCAAATGGCAGCCTCGGCCTGGGTTCCGGCTGGCTGACCGAACACGCCGCCATCGGCGCGGGCATCAGCCTGCGCCTGCGCCGCAACAGTGGCTTCCACCTGCCCGATGCGCCGGTGCCGCTGATCCTGCTGGGCAACGGCACTGGCCTGGCCGGCCTGCGCAGCTTGCTCAAGGCGCGCATTGCCGACGGTCAGCAGCGTAACTGGCTGCTGTTTGGCGAACGCCATATCGCTCACGACTATTTGTGCCAGGAAGAACTGCAAGGCTGGCTGGCCAGCGGTGACCTGGCCCTGCTGGACCTGGCGTTCTCGCGGGACCAGGCCGAGAAAATCTACGTGCAGGATCGCCTGCGTGAGTCGGCGGATGTGTTGCGCAGATGGCTGGCCGAAGGTGCAGCGATTTATGTGTGCGGCAGTTTGCAGGGAATGGCCACAGGTGTGGATCAGGCGCTGGTGGATATCCTCGGCAGTGAAGCGGTGGAGCGCCTGATCGAACAAGGCCGCTATCGCCGGGATGTGTACTGA
- a CDS encoding alkaline phosphatase, whose amino-acid sequence MSHFDLGRRRVMQAVGAGLLLPSLAPAVIASVKDRPQLTDGVQSGDLLGDRAMIWSRSDRPARMVVEWDTRSVFSNPRRFVSPLADNRSDFTARVELTGLPADQAIFYRVHFEDAQTGIASEPWFGHLRSVPQQRRDIRFVWSGDTVGQGFGINPDIGGMRIYEAMRLRLPDFFIHSGDTIYADGPVPAQLTTEGGRIWRNITTEAKSKVAETLDEYRGNYRYNLLDENVRRFNAEVPQIWQWDDHEVINNWSSSKQLDERYQTRDINTLVGRARQAWLEYSPMRRQSADGGGRIYRKLSYGPLLDVFVLDMRSYRGPNDDNLGAEKPFLGREQLDWLKRELKASQAQWKVVAADMPIGLGVPDGEVSPGVPRWEAIANGDPGAAQGRELEIAELLGFLRAHKVRNHVWLTADVHYCAAHHYHPDRAAFQDFEPFWEFVAGPLNAGSFGPNPLDKTFGPEVVFEKAPPAQNTSPFAGFQFFGEVQIDGQTAELTVILRDLDGVSVFEQKLQPV is encoded by the coding sequence ATGAGCCACTTCGACCTCGGCCGTCGCCGCGTGATGCAAGCTGTCGGCGCCGGCCTGCTGCTGCCGAGCCTGGCGCCGGCGGTGATTGCGTCGGTCAAGGACCGCCCGCAGCTCACCGACGGTGTGCAGTCCGGCGACCTGCTGGGCGACCGGGCGATGATCTGGAGCCGTAGCGACCGCCCGGCGCGGATGGTGGTGGAGTGGGACACCCGCAGTGTGTTCAGCAACCCACGCCGATTCGTCTCGCCCCTGGCCGATAACCGCAGTGATTTCACGGCCCGCGTCGAACTCACCGGGCTGCCCGCCGACCAGGCGATTTTCTACCGTGTGCATTTCGAAGACGCCCAGACCGGCATCGCCAGCGAGCCGTGGTTCGGCCACCTGCGCAGCGTGCCGCAACAGCGCCGCGACATTCGCTTTGTGTGGAGTGGCGACACCGTCGGCCAGGGCTTCGGCATCAACCCGGACATCGGCGGCATGCGCATCTATGAGGCCATGCGCCTGCGCCTGCCGGACTTCTTTATCCACAGTGGTGACACCATCTACGCCGACGGCCCGGTGCCGGCGCAATTGACCACCGAGGGCGGGCGCATCTGGCGCAATATCACCACCGAAGCCAAGAGCAAAGTCGCCGAAACCCTCGATGAATATCGCGGCAACTACCGCTACAACCTGCTGGACGAAAACGTGCGGCGCTTCAATGCCGAGGTGCCGCAGATCTGGCAATGGGACGACCACGAGGTGATCAATAACTGGTCATCGAGCAAACAATTGGACGAGCGTTACCAGACCCGCGACATCAACACCCTGGTCGGCCGTGCGCGCCAGGCCTGGCTGGAATATTCACCGATGCGCCGGCAAAGCGCCGACGGAGGCGGACGGATTTATCGCAAGCTCAGCTATGGGCCGCTGCTGGATGTGTTCGTGCTGGATATGCGCAGTTATCGCGGCCCCAACGACGACAACCTGGGCGCTGAAAAACCCTTCCTCGGACGCGAACAACTGGACTGGCTCAAGCGCGAACTCAAGGCCTCCCAGGCGCAGTGGAAGGTGGTCGCGGCCGACATGCCGATCGGGCTGGGCGTGCCGGACGGTGAGGTCAGCCCTGGCGTGCCACGCTGGGAAGCCATCGCCAACGGCGACCCCGGCGCGGCGCAGGGGCGTGAGCTGGAAATTGCCGAGTTGCTGGGGTTCCTGCGGGCGCACAAGGTGCGTAACCACGTCTGGCTGACCGCTGACGTGCACTATTGCGCCGCGCATCACTACCACCCGGATCGCGCGGCGTTCCAGGATTTCGAACCGTTCTGGGAGTTTGTCGCCGGGCCGTTGAATGCCGGCAGCTTCGGGCCCAATCCGCTGGACAAGACCTTCGGGCCAGAGGTGGTGTTCGAGAAAGCGCCGCCTGCGCAAAACACTTCGCCGTTTGCCGGGTTTCAGTTTTTTGGCGAAGTGCAGATTGATGGGCAGACGGCGGAGTTGACGGTGATCCTCCGAGACTTGGACGGCGTCTCGGTGTTCGAACAAAAGCTGCAGCCGGTCTGA
- the pfkB gene encoding 1-phosphofructokinase — MARILTLTLNPALDLTVRLAQLAPGAVNRSETLLTHAAGKGVNVAQVLADLGHELTVSGFLGDGNPQAFEALIAQRGFTDAFVRVPGDTRSNIKIAEHDGRVTDINAPGPEVSVQAQNALLEKLARIAPGFDAVVVAGSLPRGVTAQWFQNMLEQLKGLGLKVALDTSGQALRAGLKAGPWLVKPNTEELGEALDNASDAICQLHQQGVEHVVVSDGAAGVSWYRSGTALHATPPKVTVASTVGAGDSLLAGMLHGLLSGDTPERTLRRATAIAAMAVTQIGFGISDDAQLARLESGVAVRPLTEQ, encoded by the coding sequence ATGGCAAGGATTTTGACCCTGACGCTGAATCCGGCGTTGGACCTTACGGTGCGCTTGGCCCAGTTGGCGCCCGGTGCCGTCAACCGCAGTGAAACCCTGCTCACCCATGCCGCCGGCAAGGGCGTGAATGTGGCGCAGGTGCTGGCCGATCTGGGCCATGAGCTGACCGTGAGCGGTTTCCTGGGTGACGGCAACCCTCAGGCCTTCGAGGCGCTGATTGCCCAGCGTGGTTTTACCGATGCGTTTGTTCGCGTGCCCGGTGACACCCGCAGCAATATCAAGATTGCCGAGCACGATGGCCGCGTCACCGATATCAACGCACCGGGGCCTGAGGTGTCGGTGCAGGCACAGAACGCGCTGCTCGAAAAACTGGCTCGGATTGCGCCAGGCTTCGACGCGGTGGTGGTGGCCGGCAGCTTGCCGCGGGGCGTCACCGCGCAATGGTTTCAGAACATGCTCGAGCAATTGAAAGGGCTCGGTTTGAAAGTGGCCCTGGACACCAGTGGCCAAGCGCTGCGCGCCGGTTTGAAGGCCGGGCCATGGTTAGTCAAGCCCAACACTGAAGAACTCGGCGAAGCGCTGGACAACGCCAGCGACGCCATCTGCCAGTTGCATCAACAGGGCGTGGAACATGTGGTGGTCTCCGACGGTGCCGCTGGCGTGAGCTGGTACCGCTCGGGTACGGCCCTGCATGCCACGCCGCCGAAGGTGACGGTTGCCAGCACCGTAGGCGCCGGCGATTCATTGCTGGCCGGCATGCTGCACGGGTTGCTCAGTGGCGATACGCCCGAACGGACCCTGCGCCGCGCCACGGCGATTGCCGCGATGGCGGTGACGCAAATCGGTTTTGGTATCAGCGATGACGCGCAGTTGGCGCGCCTCGAAAGCGGCGTCGCTGTACGCCCGCTGACAGAACAATAA
- a CDS encoding Fe2+-dependent dioxygenase yields the protein MLLHIPGLFSREEVQRIRQALEEAEWADGKVTAGHQSAKAKHNLQLPEGHPLAKEIGAAMLERLWSNPLFMSAALPHKVFPPLLNCYTAGGSFDFHIDNAVRQPKGSHERVRTDLSSTLFFSDPDEYDGGELEIQDTFGLQRVKLPAGDMVLYPGSSLHKVNAVTRGARYASFFWTQSLVREDSQRTLLFEMDGAIQQLSRDVPDHPALIQLTGTYHNLLRRWVEV from the coding sequence ATGTTGCTGCACATTCCCGGCCTGTTCTCTCGCGAGGAGGTGCAGCGCATTCGCCAAGCCCTGGAAGAGGCCGAATGGGCCGACGGCAAAGTCACCGCCGGGCATCAATCGGCCAAGGCCAAACACAACCTGCAATTGCCCGAAGGCCATCCGTTGGCCAAGGAAATCGGCGCGGCGATGCTCGAGCGCTTGTGGAGCAACCCGCTGTTTATGTCAGCGGCGTTACCGCACAAGGTGTTTCCGCCGTTGCTCAACTGTTACACCGCCGGCGGCAGTTTTGACTTCCATATCGACAACGCCGTGCGCCAACCCAAAGGCAGTCACGAGCGAGTGCGCACCGACCTGTCATCCACGCTGTTCTTCAGCGACCCCGACGAATACGACGGCGGCGAACTGGAAATCCAGGACACCTTCGGCCTGCAGCGCGTCAAGCTTCCCGCCGGCGACATGGTGCTGTACCCCGGCTCCAGCCTGCACAAGGTCAACGCGGTGACCCGCGGTGCGCGCTACGCCTCGTTCTTCTGGACCCAAAGCCTGGTGCGTGAAGACAGTCAACGCACCCTGCTGTTCGAAATGGACGGCGCCATCCAGCAACTGAGCCGCGACGTGCCCGACCACCCGGCGCTGATCCAGCTTACGGGTACCTATCACAACCTGTTGCGTCGCTGGGTCGAGGTCTGA
- a CDS encoding tetratricopeptide repeat protein: MGFLLRRQEVLNVEQLQSMLDDSPVRAAQAILIAAREGVVDAQALLGQILLEGRGIARDEALALRWFRIAAQVGHLMARNMAGRCLEHGWGCAADEAAAAREYRLAAEAGLDWGQYNYANLLATGRGVVQDQAQALMLYRQAAEQGHAKSMNLVGRYLEDGQYCPRDFDAAVEWYRRSAEAGDFRGQFSYAAVLADSGQIEAALEWLYKALAGGNLKFLRVSSNALASADDPRVRAMAQVYQEHADQLETALWNKVDERR; this comes from the coding sequence ATGGGGTTCCTGCTGCGTCGCCAGGAAGTGCTCAATGTCGAACAATTGCAATCGATGCTCGATGATTCCCCGGTGCGCGCCGCCCAGGCGATCCTGATCGCGGCCAGGGAAGGTGTGGTCGATGCCCAGGCCCTGCTCGGGCAGATCCTGCTGGAAGGGCGAGGCATCGCCCGCGATGAAGCGCTGGCGCTGCGCTGGTTCCGTATTGCCGCGCAGGTTGGGCACTTGATGGCGCGCAATATGGCCGGGCGTTGCCTGGAGCACGGTTGGGGCTGTGCGGCCGATGAGGCGGCGGCTGCGCGGGAATACCGGCTGGCAGCAGAGGCCGGGTTGGATTGGGGGCAGTACAACTATGCCAATCTATTGGCGACCGGTCGTGGCGTTGTGCAAGATCAGGCCCAAGCGCTGATGCTTTATCGCCAGGCGGCAGAGCAGGGCCATGCCAAGTCGATGAACCTGGTGGGGCGTTATCTGGAGGATGGGCAATATTGCCCAAGGGATTTTGACGCGGCCGTAGAGTGGTACCGGCGTTCAGCCGAGGCCGGGGATTTTCGTGGGCAGTTCAGTTATGCGGCGGTGTTGGCGGACAGTGGCCAAATCGAAGCGGCCCTGGAGTGGTTGTACAAGGCGCTGGCAGGTGGGAATCTCAAGTTCCTGCGAGTCTCCTCTAATGCATTGGCGTCTGCCGATGATCCACGCGTTCGTGCGATGGCACAGGTTTACCAAGAACACGCAGACCAACTGGAAACGGCTCTCTGGAACAAAGTCGATGAACGGCGATGA
- a CDS encoding CopG family ribbon-helix-helix protein, with amino-acid sequence MGADTKVMTAHIPTALAQKVDQMAARMDRSRGWVVKQALADWVDQEEERSRLTLEAMADVDAGRVIDHQAVQAWADSLGTDSPLPVPR; translated from the coding sequence ATGGGTGCCGACACCAAAGTAATGACCGCTCACATTCCCACCGCTCTCGCTCAGAAAGTCGACCAGATGGCCGCGCGCATGGACCGCTCGCGTGGATGGGTGGTGAAGCAAGCGCTTGCCGATTGGGTCGATCAAGAGGAAGAGCGCAGTCGTTTGACGCTTGAGGCGATGGCGGATGTCGATGCGGGTCGCGTGATTGATCATCAGGCAGTGCAGGCTTGGGCTGACAGCCTGGGTACGGACTCGCCGCTGCCGGTTCCGCGCTGA